Within the Gloeocapsopsis sp. IPPAS B-1203 genome, the region TGAAGCCATTCGTAAGCTGATGGGGTTGCAGGCGAGAACCGCACGAGTGATTCGTAATGGTCAAGAAGTAGATGTGCCGATCGCACAAGTCGTTTTGGGGGATGTCGTCTTAGTGCGTCCGGGTGAAAAGATTCCGGTGGATGGCGAGATTATCGATGGCTCCTCCACCATTGATGAGGCAATGGTCACGGGAGAGAGTATTCCCGTTAAAAAACATCCGGGCGATGAAGTGATTGGCGCAACGATCAACAAAACAGGTAGCTTCAAATTCCGGGCAACGCGGGTGGGGAAAGATACTTTCTTAGCGCAAATTGTGAAGCTGGTGCAGCAAGCACAGGGTTCCAAAGCTCCGATTCAGCGACTTGCCGATCAGGTGACGGGATGGTTTGTGCCTGCGGTGATTGCGATTGCGATTCTCACGTTTATCCTCTGGTACAACATCATCGGTAACGTCACAATGGCATTGATTACCACCGTTGGTGTGCTGATTATTGCCTGTCCCTGTGCGCTGGGATTAGCAACACCCACCTCGATCATGGTGGGTACGGGAAAAGGAGCCGAGAACGGCATCTTGATCAAAGGAGCAGAAAGCCTGGAAATGGCGCATAAGCTCCAAACGATCGTCCTCGATAAAACAGGGACAATCACGCAAGGAAAACCCACCGTTACCGATTTTGTCACAGTGAATGGTACAGCCAATCGTAACGAATTAAAATTACTGCAATTAGCTGCATCAGTAGAACGCAATTCCGAACATCCGTTAGCAGAAGCTGTTGTGCAATATGCCCAAGCTCAAGGTGTGGAACTAGTAGATGCGCGAGAATTTGAGGCGATCGCTGGAAGCGGTGTACAAGGATACGTATCGGATCGATTGGTGCAAATTGGAACCCATCGTTGGATGAACGAATTGGGGATTGATACCAGCAGATTGCAACAACACTGGGATAAGCTGGAATACCTGGGCAAAACGGTGATCTGGATTGCGATCGATGGCAAAATCGAAGCAATCATGGGCATTGCCGATGCAGTAAAACCCTCTTCTGTCAACGCGATTCGTGCCTTGCAAAAGATGAGCTTAGAAGTGGTGATGCTGACCGGAGACAATCAGCGCACCGCTAATGTCATTGCCCGTGAAGTGGGAATTGAACGAGTGTTTGCAGAAGTGCGTCCCGATCAAAAAGCAGCAACCGTAGAAAAAATCCAATCAGAAGGCAGAATTGTGGCAATGGTGGGAGATGGCATTAACGATGCCCCTGCTCTCGCTCAAGCGGATGTCGGGATGGCAATTGGCACGGGAACGGATGTGGCGATCGCGGCTAGTGATATCACGCTGATCTCTGGGGATTTGCAAGGCATTGTGACGGCGATTCAACTCTCGCGCGCCACCATTCGCAACATTAAACAAAACCTATTCTTTGCCTTCATCTACAACGTGGCAGGCATTCCGATCGCGACTGGCATTCTCTACCCGATCTTCGGTTGGTTGCTCAGTCCAATTATTGCGGGTGCAGCAATGGCATTCAGTTCAGTGTCGGTTGTGACGAATGCGCTACGTCTGCGGAACTTTCAACCTAAAACACGGAGTTAGATGAAACGGACGAAAGCAGGAGGAAATGACAATGCTCAAGACAATAGCGTTTTTTGGAACACTCATAGGATTCGGTTTTCTGCTCGGTGTGATTTCCGGCTCAATCTTAGGGACACTTGGATAGGAGGATTTCTCGATGGTGAAGAAAACAACAATCATCAGTGGTATTGCAAGCTTGGGATTAGTGCTAGGAGTAGCATCTAGCAGAGCGGTTGCACAAATGCCTCACGACATGAGCGACATGCAGCCGACTGAACAAACCGGACAATTTCGCCGCATTGATCAACCTATTGCGAATAAAGTAGCGGTAACACTGGGTGGATTAGGGTTAATTGGGTTGGAACTGTGGTGGTTTCTGCTCAGTAAACCAAAGTCGCGTAAGGCAACCACTCAGGGCGGAGTTCAGGAGGTGACTGTCAGAGTCGATGGTGGATATGAACCGAGCCATATTGTGGTGCAAGCTGAGCAACCCGTGCGATTAAACTTCGATCGCAAAGATCCCAGCAGTTGCTTAGAGGAGGTACGTTTCCCTGATTTTCGTATCGCCCAAGAGCTACCACTCAACCAAATCACCCCAATCGAGTTTACGCCTGATAAACCTGGCAGATATCAGTTTACCTGCGGCATGAATATGTTTCGAGGTGTGGTGGAAGTGCAGTCTGCAAACGGAGGTATGGCAATGGCGATCGCCTCTGTTCCTCAACCCACTCATCACTCTGATCACACTCATCACGCGGATCAGTCTACGGTTTCAGCCTCTGGTGTTGAAGCGATAATGACACCAGCAGGAATCCAACAGGCAACCATAACCGTTGCGAAAGGGTATCAACCAAAGCGAGTCATCGTCGAAGCTGGAAACCCCGTTCGTTTGCATTTTGATCGCCAAAATCCCAGTAGTTGCTATGACCAATTACTGATTCCAGACTTTGCGATCACGGTGAACCTTCCACTCGATCAAACAACAACGGTGGAATTTACACCAGAACAAGCAGGCGAGTATGAGTTCATGTGTGGCATGAAGATGAATCGTGGTGTGATTGAAGTGCGAGCTTCTAATAGCACTAGTGATGGGAAGGTTATTGCTCAAACTTCAATACAGGTGAGGTAGGCGATGTTTGTTCAGTGACAATTGCCCTGCAACGCCCCTTGACTCTCTAGTCAACTAGAGAGTTTAGGATAGAAGAAAGAACACTAGAGGATGGTGTAGTCGGTATGTTAGTTCAACACTCTCCTAAATTGATTGGTTCAGTTGCAAAAACAAGTGGTATGCCGATCAAAACGATTCGATACTACGAAGAGCTAGGTTTACTGAAGACAACTGGGAGAACTGAAGGTGGATATCGCTTGTTTAACTCAGATGTGTTCTCTCGGTTGAGCTTCATCAAGCGTGCTCAAGGATTAGGATTAAGTCTGTCGGAGATTAAGGAATTTCTAGATGTTTACGACCAGGGCGACCTACCGTGCGATCACATCAAGGTAAAGTTGGAAGATAAGCTGGAGGCGATCGAACAACAAATCCAGCAACTGCAAATTCTCAAACAGGAATTAAGAGGATTACTATCAGGTTGGGAAACCATTCCTGAACATCCTGAAGATACCATTTGTCCAATTATTGAACGGGTTTAATCAGTGTGTTTCATGCCTAAGTCCCACTAAACCGAACACCTTTAGGGCTGGCAGGAGGTTATGATTTTCATGATTAGAGCGGATCAACTGATTAAGGCGAACCCGTTCAATAACAACATTTTAAAACCCAAACAAAAATAGAATTTTTTTGAGTTTTTTGTGAGATCATCGTGACTCTTTAGCTAACTAGAGACTGAAAGTGAATTTATCTCAGCAAGCAAGTTATAAATTGATCCAAAAGCTGTTCGACTGAGCTAAAAACCAAGTTGACTCAGACAAAATTAGCTATCTGGTACCGAAATTACATTAGCGATCGCCTCAATCAAGCTATGCATTTATCTAATCTTTTAGAACATTTACTCTCAGCTAACAGCACTGATAGATCCTGTTAGTTGCCTTTCATTCGATGATTTTGTTCCTAATCGTTATTTTCCTTAGAGGTAATTATGGCTAAGATTGCTTTGTTTTATGGAACTCAAACAAGCAACACGCAAACCGCAGCAGAATTGATTCAAAAAGAGTTTGGTAGTGACGCTGTTGTAACACTACAGGATATCTCGCAAACTGAACCTAACGACTTTAATGAATATCAGTACATCATCATTGCATGTCCGACCTGGAACGTAGGAGAGCTACAGAGCGACTGGGAAAGTTTCTACGACGATCAGCTAGATAACATCGATTTTAGCGGAAAGAAAGTTGCATACTTTGGAGAAGGCGATCAAATTGGCTATCCCGATACTTTCCAGGATGCAATGGGAATATTGGAGGAAAAAATTTCTGAACTTGGTGGCGAAACGGTTGGCTACTGGTCTACTGAAGGATATGAGTTCAGTGATTCTAAAGCACTCCGAGACGGTAAGTTTGTGGGGCTAGCCCTAGATGAAGACAACCAGTCTGAACTAACAGAAGAACGCATCAAGGCTTGGGTTGCTCAACTCAAGACTGAGTTTGGGCTGTAGCTTGCTGATTATAAATGATGAGAAAAAAGCTTGACTCTCCAGTTTACTGTACAGTTTACAGTGATGAACAGTTGAGCCAGGATCATTGCTCTGGCTGCAATGCCTTTAAAAAGATTGTGCCTCCTCGTGCATCAGGATTGCAGCATTTGTGCTAGCTGGCAGATCGAGTATCACAATTGTGGCAGCCTTCAACACAATTTTTAACCTCCAGGAGGTAAATTATGACTGTTATGAATCGAAAAACTAAAAATACGACTGCTACATCCGTTACTGTTTATCGGATGTCTATGCCTGAGCATGAGTGCCCTTGGGGACTTCGTGCGATCAAATTGCTTCAGGAGCAAGGTATGGAATTCGAGGATGTTAAACTCCGATCGCGCCAAGAAGTCGATCAGTTCAAAGCAAAATACGGTGTTGCCACTACCCCTCAGATTTTCTTTGGTAAAGAACGAGTCGGAGGTTACACAGATTTGGCAGAACGGCTAAAGGTAGAAGCAGAAAAAGCTGAGTATTCCTATACTCCAGTCGCTGCGGTCTTCTCGACGGCCGGACTAATGGCGCTTGCCACATCGCTTGGAATTCCTGGCTTCATGGGATTTTCGCTCTCAATGCTGGCTTCGCTCAAATTGATGGATATTAACGCTTTTGCCGAGAGCTTTGAAAAATATGACCTCGTCACCAAGCGCTTCAAGCCCTATGGAAAAATCTATCCCTTTGCTGAGTTACTAATTGGGCTTGGGTTTCTCTCTGGCGTTGCCCCGCTTGCTACTGGAATTGGGTCATTGATTGTTGGTGTGAGTGGTGCAATTTCGGTCTTCAAAGCGGTCTACATTGATAAGCTGGCGTTAAATTGCGCTTGTGTGGGCGGTAACTCTAAAGCACCACTGGGTGTCGTCAGTTTTGCTGAGAACGCAATCATGGCAGTGATGGGTGGAGTGCTAACCTTTTCTGCATTGTCAGAGGCAAATATTCAGTCGATGCGAAGTCTAGAAGCATTGCCTCCAGCGGTGGTGCAGCTACAAGAAGGAAACTACGAAGCTAAATGAGCAGGATGATTAGGGTTGAATTATGGAATCATCTGATTTTTCTGCAACGAATTCATCTTCTCAAAGGGCTTCAGCCCCTCCTCGTCACTTTCGCCTGGGGTGGTTGCTAGGGCTGCTGTTGCTAGGGGGCGGTGGGTTGGGAGTTTGGTGGGTTTTGGCTCCGGGGCGTGAGCCAGTTCCTGCAACTGCCCAGCAACCAGCGATGCCCGTCAAAACCTTGACCCTACAGCCGCGCCTCATTCAGGAGCGATCCGAGTTCATTGCTAATGTGCGATCGCGCCGTTCCGTGACGCTACGACCCAGAATTCAGGGTCAAATTACTCAGATTCTGGTGACACCCGGAGAACGGGTTACTACCAGAACCGTACTCATTCAAATTGATCCAGATGAACAACAAGCGGCTGTCAGCAGTACCAGTGCAGCAGTAGAATCGGCTCAAGCGAATGTGGAGAATGCCAGAGCCATATTGCGATCGCTCGAAGCCGAACGGGTATCTAAATTATCGGATGTCGAACTTAATCAACAAGAGTACGAGCGCTATGCAGCACTGGCTGAAGTGGGAGCTGTTTCGCAACAGACACGAGACCAGTATGCTAACCGCATTGAAGTCGCGCGGGCTAACCTCAATGCGATTGCAGAACAAATTCAAGCGCAACAAGCCGCCGTTGTTCGGGCTGAGAAGGCAGTACAGGAAGCTCAAGCACGGATTCAAGAACAACAGGTGCAGCTTCAGTATTTTCAAATTGCGGCTCCGTTTGCGGGTGTTGTAGGCGATATTCCTGTGAAAGTGGGTGACTTCGTGGATACCTCTAC harbors:
- a CDS encoding heavy metal-responsive transcriptional regulator, producing MLVQHSPKLIGSVAKTSGMPIKTIRYYEELGLLKTTGRTEGGYRLFNSDVFSRLSFIKRAQGLGLSLSEIKEFLDVYDQGDLPCDHIKVKLEDKLEAIEQQIQQLQILKQELRGLLSGWETIPEHPEDTICPIIERV
- a CDS encoding cupredoxin domain-containing protein, which encodes MVKKTTIISGIASLGLVLGVASSRAVAQMPHDMSDMQPTEQTGQFRRIDQPIANKVAVTLGGLGLIGLELWWFLLSKPKSRKATTQGGVQEVTVRVDGGYEPSHIVVQAEQPVRLNFDRKDPSSCLEEVRFPDFRIAQELPLNQITPIEFTPDKPGRYQFTCGMNMFRGVVEVQSANGGMAMAIASVPQPTHHSDHTHHADQSTVSASGVEAIMTPAGIQQATITVAKGYQPKRVIVEAGNPVRLHFDRQNPSSCYDQLLIPDFAITVNLPLDQTTTVEFTPEQAGEYEFMCGMKMNRGVIEVRASNSTSDGKVIAQTSIQVR
- a CDS encoding efflux RND transporter periplasmic adaptor subunit; this translates as MESSDFSATNSSSQRASAPPRHFRLGWLLGLLLLGGGGLGVWWVLAPGREPVPATAQQPAMPVKTLTLQPRLIQERSEFIANVRSRRSVTLRPRIQGQITQILVTPGERVTTRTVLIQIDPDEQQAAVSSTSAAVESAQANVENARAILRSLEAERVSKLSDVELNQQEYERYAALAEVGAVSQQTRDQYANRIEVARANLNAIAEQIQAQQAAVVRAEKAVQEAQARIQEQQVQLQYFQIAAPFAGVVGDIPVKVGDFVDTSTELISVSENDLLEVNFSIPAEQATQLRVGSPVELFDSQGRKLGTSQVFFIAPNTANTTQSVLVKASLDNSDGQLRTDQFVRASVIWNQQPGVLIPTTAVTRLGGEAFVYVIEPSESGFVARQRLVELGSVEGNDYQVLDGLEPGESIVTSGVLALRDGVPITPES
- the fldA gene encoding flavodoxin FldA; this translates as MAKIALFYGTQTSNTQTAAELIQKEFGSDAVVTLQDISQTEPNDFNEYQYIIIACPTWNVGELQSDWESFYDDQLDNIDFSGKKVAYFGEGDQIGYPDTFQDAMGILEEKISELGGETVGYWSTEGYEFSDSKALRDGKFVGLALDEDNQSELTEERIKAWVAQLKTEFGL
- a CDS encoding heavy metal translocating P-type ATPase encodes the protein MENATLKLRGMSCASCANNIEEAIRSVPGVEVCSVNFGAEQASVTYDPSKTDVAAIQEAVDAAGYSAQPMQDNVLAPEADTERRERQAENRKLTRKVWVSGIVSAILVIGSLPAMTGLPIPFIPMWLHNPWFQLVLTTPVLFWAGSEFFVNAWKALKRHTATMDTLVAIGTGTAYLYSLFPTFFPQWFVNQGLNPDVYFEAAAVIIALILLGGLLQNRAKGQTSEAIRKLMGLQARTARVIRNGQEVDVPIAQVVLGDVVLVRPGEKIPVDGEIIDGSSTIDEAMVTGESIPVKKHPGDEVIGATINKTGSFKFRATRVGKDTFLAQIVKLVQQAQGSKAPIQRLADQVTGWFVPAVIAIAILTFILWYNIIGNVTMALITTVGVLIIACPCALGLATPTSIMVGTGKGAENGILIKGAESLEMAHKLQTIVLDKTGTITQGKPTVTDFVTVNGTANRNELKLLQLAASVERNSEHPLAEAVVQYAQAQGVELVDAREFEAIAGSGVQGYVSDRLVQIGTHRWMNELGIDTSRLQQHWDKLEYLGKTVIWIAIDGKIEAIMGIADAVKPSSVNAIRALQKMSLEVVMLTGDNQRTANVIAREVGIERVFAEVRPDQKAATVEKIQSEGRIVAMVGDGINDAPALAQADVGMAIGTGTDVAIAASDITLISGDLQGIVTAIQLSRATIRNIKQNLFFAFIYNVAGIPIATGILYPIFGWLLSPIIAGAAMAFSSVSVVTNALRLRNFQPKTRS
- a CDS encoding glutaredoxin; this translates as MTVMNRKTKNTTATSVTVYRMSMPEHECPWGLRAIKLLQEQGMEFEDVKLRSRQEVDQFKAKYGVATTPQIFFGKERVGGYTDLAERLKVEAEKAEYSYTPVAAVFSTAGLMALATSLGIPGFMGFSLSMLASLKLMDINAFAESFEKYDLVTKRFKPYGKIYPFAELLIGLGFLSGVAPLATGIGSLIVGVSGAISVFKAVYIDKLALNCACVGGNSKAPLGVVSFAENAIMAVMGGVLTFSALSEANIQSMRSLEALPPAVVQLQEGNYEAK